ATAACGGGGCCGCCCGCCCCGCTGTACAAGTAGCCCGGCACGCGTCCCCGAAGGAGTGACAACCCTGTACACGAAGCGGAAGAGGTGACCGATGGGCGTCACGGGACCCCCCGGGCCGGTGATGGACCGGGACGAGGTGGACCGTGCGCTGGCGCGGCTCGGCGCCGAGCACAAGGCGGTCGAGGACTCGCTCCTCGCCCTCCAGGACCACGCGGGCCGCAGGCTGCTCGAAGGGGCCGAGCTGACCGGCACGACCCGGGACCGCTGGGCGGCCGCCGAGCGGACCATCACCCTGCTCTGGACCTGCTTCGACGTGTACACCGGCGCCCTGCGGGAGGCCCGTGAGCTGCGCGCGCGGCGCCGCTGGCCCGGCCGGGAGGAGCTCGTGGAGCTGACCGACCGGCTGCGCGGCGACACCGTGCTCGTGCCGGGCGGGGCCGCCGAGGGCGCCCTGCTCACCGAGCGGTTCAGCCTGGAGGGCCTGGTCCGGCGGATGAACGAGCTGTACGCCTCCTCGCTCGACCTGGTCGTCACCGCCGACGCCGTCTGGTCGGCGCTGCCCGCCCGGATAGACCTGCTCGCCGCCGAGCTGGGCCGGACGCGTTCGCTCGCGCACTCGGTCGGCGTGCGGCCCGGGGAGCATCCGGCGGGGGACGACCTGGAGGCGATCACGGCCGAGCTGACCGCGCTGCGGTCCCAGGTCGTGACCGACCCGTTGGCGTTCTGGCGCCCGGCGGCGGGGAGTTCGGCGCCCGGCGGGGGCCGCCCCGACACCGAGCGGTACGACCGGGCCGCCCTGGCCCTGGAGGACGTGCGGCGCGAGATCGAGGCGGTCCTCGCGGTCCGGCAGGACTCCGAGGACCGGCTGCTGCGGCTGCGGGACGTGCTCTCGCGGGCGGACCGGACGCTCGCCGAGGCGCGGTCGGCGCGCGGCGAGGTCCTCGCGAAGATCGCCGCCTCCGAGGTGCCGGCCGTCAGCGGCCCGCCGATCGTGCTGCAGGAGCGGCTCGCGGCCGCCGCCGAGTACCGCAGGCGCGCCCAGTGGCACCGGCTCTCCCCGCTCCTGGAGTCCCTGGAGCGGGAGGCGGAGGACGAACTGCTGCGGGCCCGCGAGTCGTTGACGGCGGTCACCGCGCCGCTCGCGGTCCGGGCCGAGCTGCGCGGCCGGCTCGACGCGTACAAGGCGAAGGTGGCGCGGCTCGGCGCGGCGGAGGACCCGCTGCTCGTCGAGCGGTACGACGCGGCGCGCCGGATGCTGTGGAGCGCGCCCTGCGATCTGCGGGTCGCGGAACAGGCGGTGCTGCGCTACCAGCAGGCGGTGGCGGACGTGCTGTCCGGACCGCGGGACACGAGGGACGCGGGAGACGCGGGAGGACGGCAGTGGTGAGCGGGGAGACGGGCGTGGGGAGCTGCCAGCGTCCTTCGTGCGAGGGTGCGTACGAGGACATGGGAGGCGGCGAGCTGTACTGCGACACCTGCGGGCTCGCGCCGGTCGTCGCGCCCGGAGGCATGATCGGGTCGACGCCGACCGGGATGGCCGTGCCGGGGAAGGGGACGGGCGTCGGGGGGTCGGACTCGAGCTCCTCGCGGAGCAGCTCCCGCGCCTCCTCGCGCGCCTCGTCCCGGTCCTCGACCTCGCGCCGGTCGGTCTCCGGGCGGCTCTCGCGCTCGCTCTCCGGTGGCTCGACGGGCCGTTCGGTGTCGGTGCGCAGTTCGGGCTCGTCGACCGGGCAGTCCGCCCGGAACCGGCTGGGCGCGGGTCTGGTGACGATCCCCGAGGTGCCGCGCCCCGACCCGCGGGCCGCGGTGATGGAGAACGCCGAGGTTCCCGAGCGGAAGCGTTTCTGCTCCCGTTCGGACTGCGGGGCTCCGGTGGGCCGCTCGCGGGGCGACCGGCCGGGCCGTGCGGAGGGCTTCTGCACCTCGTGCGGGCACCCGTACTCCTTCGTGCCGAAGCTGCGGGCCGGGGACATCGTCCACGGCCAGTACGAGGTCGCGGGCTGCCTCGCGCACGGCGGGCTCGGCTGGGTCTACCTCGCGGTCGACCGGGCCGTCTCCGACCGGTGGGTGGTCCTCAAGGGCCTGCTCGACACCGGCGACCAGGACGCGATGGCCGCGGCGATCTCCGAACGCCGCTTCCTCGCCGAGATCGAGCACTCCAACATCGTCCGCATCTACAACTTCGTCGAGCACCTCGACCCGCGCACCGGCTCCCTGGACGGCTACATCGTCATGGAGTACGTCGGCGGCAAGTCGCTCAAGGAGATCGCCAACGACCGGCGGACCCCCGACGGCCGGCGCGACCCGCTGCCGGTGGAGCAGGCCTGCGCGTACGGCATCGAGGCCCTGGAGGCGCTCGGGCACCTGCACAGCAGGAACCTGCTGTACTGCGACTTCAAGGTCGACAACGCCATACAGACCGAGGACCAGCTGAAGCTCATCGACATGGGCGCGGTCCGGCGGATGGACGACGACGAGTCCGCGATCTACGGCACGGTCGGCTACCAGGCGCCGGAGGTGGCCGAGGTCGGCCCGTCGGTGGCCAGCGACCTGTACACGGTGGCGCGCACGCTCGCCGTGATGACCTTCGACTTCCAGGGCTACACGAACGTCTTCGTGGACTCGTTGCCCGACCCGGAGCACATCGAGGTCTTCCGGACGTACGAGTCGTACTACCGCTTCCTCGTCCGCGCCACCGACCCGGACCCGGCCCGCCGGTTCGCCTCCGCGCAGGAGATGGCGGAGCAGCTGACGGGCGTGCTGCGCGAGGTCGTGGCGCTCCAGTCGGGACGGCCGCGGCCGGCGCTCTCGACGCTGTTCGGCACGGAGGTGCGGGTCACGGACACCGCGCTGTTCGCCGAACTGACGGAGGACGTGTCGCTGTTGGGGGCGCGCGGGGGCCGCAAGCGGCGCGGGGCGGCGGCCGGTCAGGCGCTGCCCGGCTCCGTTCCGGGGCAGGCGCGGACCGCCGGGGCGGGGGCGGCGCCGGGCGCCGTCTCCGGTGCGGTGCCGGTCGCCGTTCCCGGTGCGGCGACCGCCGCCGGGGCGCCCGCCGGCATGGCCACGATTCCCGGCGCCGGGCTCGGCCCCGGCGTCGGGCTCGGCGCGTCGCTCGCGCCGCTCGACGCGCCCGCCACCGCGCTCGCGCTGCCCGTGCCGCGCGTCGACGCGAACGACCCCAACGCCGGTTTCCTCGCCGGTCTCGCGGCCGCCGCGCCTGCCGAGCTCCTCGGGGCGCTCCAGGGCGCGCCCGCGCCCTCCGCCGAGCTGCGGCTGCGCACCCTGCGGGCCCAGCTGGAGCTGGGCGATCTGCCCGCCGCCGCGCGGACCCTCGCCGGTCTGGAGGAGCGGGACCCGGACGACTGGCGGGTCGTCTGGTACCGGGGCGTCGCCTCCCTGGTGACCGGGGACCACGAGCACGCGGCCCTGGCCTTCGACGCGGTGTACGACGCCTTCCCCGGCGAACCGGCGCCGAAGCTGGCCCTCGGGATCTGCGCCGAGGTCCTCGGCCAGCTGGACAACGCCGCCGAGTACTACCGCCTGGTGTGGGCGACCGACCCGAGCTTCGTCAGCGCGGCCTTCGGGCTCGCCCGGGTGCGGCTCGCGGCGGGCGACCGCACCGGAGCCGTACAGGCCCTGGAGTCCGTACCGGAGGCGTCGATCCACTACACGGCGGCGCGGGTCGCGGCCGTACGGGCGCGGCTGCGGCGGCGCCCGGCACACGAGCCGCTCGGCGCCGACCTGACGGCGGCCGCGGCGCAGGTCTCCGCGCTCCAGGGCTTCGGTCTGGACGCGGTGCGCCGGGAGCGGCTTTCGACGGAGGTCCTCGGGACGGCCCTCGACTGGGTACTCTCCGGGAGTCCCGGTGCGGCACCGGGCGGCGGCGCGCTGCTGCTCGGAAGTGAACTGGACGAGCGCGGACTGCGCTTCGGCCTCGAACGCTCGTACCGGGTACTGGCCCGGCTCGCCCAGCGGGGCGAGGAGAGGATCGAACTGGTGGAGCGGGCCAACCGCTTCCGCCCCAGGACGTGGGTGTGAGGATGTCCCAGAAGCCGAAGCCGTCGCACGGACTCGCCGCCTGCCCGGGCTGCGCGGAGCCGCTGGAGTCGGGTGACCGGTTCTGCGGGGCGTGCGGCTACGACCTGTCGGCCGCGCCGGCCGCCGAGGCCGGGCCCGACCGCCCGACCGTGGCGATC
The DNA window shown above is from Streptomyces vietnamensis and carries:
- a CDS encoding serine/threonine-protein kinase, giving the protein MGGGELYCDTCGLAPVVAPGGMIGSTPTGMAVPGKGTGVGGSDSSSSRSSSRASSRASSRSSTSRRSVSGRLSRSLSGGSTGRSVSVRSSGSSTGQSARNRLGAGLVTIPEVPRPDPRAAVMENAEVPERKRFCSRSDCGAPVGRSRGDRPGRAEGFCTSCGHPYSFVPKLRAGDIVHGQYEVAGCLAHGGLGWVYLAVDRAVSDRWVVLKGLLDTGDQDAMAAAISERRFLAEIEHSNIVRIYNFVEHLDPRTGSLDGYIVMEYVGGKSLKEIANDRRTPDGRRDPLPVEQACAYGIEALEALGHLHSRNLLYCDFKVDNAIQTEDQLKLIDMGAVRRMDDDESAIYGTVGYQAPEVAEVGPSVASDLYTVARTLAVMTFDFQGYTNVFVDSLPDPEHIEVFRTYESYYRFLVRATDPDPARRFASAQEMAEQLTGVLREVVALQSGRPRPALSTLFGTEVRVTDTALFAELTEDVSLLGARGGRKRRGAAAGQALPGSVPGQARTAGAGAAPGAVSGAVPVAVPGAATAAGAPAGMATIPGAGLGPGVGLGASLAPLDAPATALALPVPRVDANDPNAGFLAGLAAAAPAELLGALQGAPAPSAELRLRTLRAQLELGDLPAAARTLAGLEERDPDDWRVVWYRGVASLVTGDHEHAALAFDAVYDAFPGEPAPKLALGICAEVLGQLDNAAEYYRLVWATDPSFVSAAFGLARVRLAAGDRTGAVQALESVPEASIHYTAARVAAVRARLRRRPAHEPLGADLTAAAAQVSALQGFGLDAVRRERLSTEVLGTALDWVLSGSPGAAPGGGALLLGSELDERGLRFGLERSYRVLARLAQRGEERIELVERANRFRPRTWV